Within the Scyliorhinus canicula chromosome 18, sScyCan1.1, whole genome shotgun sequence genome, the region GCACCCCAGCTCAATGGGGGCTTCAGGACAAAGATTGAGATGATATTCTCCCCACCGGTTACTCCAAAATCATACAGGAGGTAACAGATAAAGAGCAGAATCATCTCGGTGCTATATCTCCTCGGGCTAAGATTACTCGCCTCTGTGGGAAGCCGACTTTGTGGGCAAACTGTTGGGTATCTAAGGATGAAGGCTGAGTACAGCAGACTTAGTAAATACAGAGTCAGACAGAGACAGATCAGCAGGAGCCCATGCTGATTGTTAATTTTCACCAGAAAGAAGTGACCAGATACCACACTGCCCAGCAATCCAGCCATCCCTGATGCTACCTCCAGCATATTTAACCTCAGACTGCGCTTTGCTGTTTCTGACCTCAAGGCAGTGATGGCATTAATCCCACTCCAATAAGCTGGGAATCCTCCGGTCAGTCCATTGATCACAGCTGATCCATACATCACACTGACAGGCAGCTGGAAAATGTCGGAGAAGAGCAGGAGGAGTCTTCCCAGGAAATACCCCAGTAATGGGACCACCAGCAGAACCTTCTGGCCGCGGCGATCTGCccaccttcccaacagcactgtcgTCAGTAAGGGGGCCAATGAGTAGATCATATTGTAGATCATGTAAAACCGGGCCACTTCCTTCTGGGCCTGGTCACTGTTGCCTGATGTTGTCCCATTTAACCGGTCGTACACCACCATCAACAGTGCTGTGTCAAAGAGAGCATTGGCCACGTTGGTCACAATTACCACTGGCTCGACATAGCTCAACAGAATATCCATGTCACCGCTGTCTGGAGCAGCCTCTGTCTGGAGCAGTCTCTGCCTGGAGCAGCCTCTGTCTGGAGCAGCCTCTGTCTGGAGCAGTCTCTGGCTGGAGCATTCCCTGGAGAAGTATCTTTCTGGAAAACTCTCTGGACTCGAGATTCAATTTATAAATCTCACAGAACTGCAACTCGGTTTTATTGAATTCCGCAATGCAAATGGGGAAACTCCCTTTTGCCAGTTTGAAATTTTCTGCCACGTTATCACAGATGAGGAATTGGGTTGGTATGAGGAATTGCGAGAGCGAAAAGGGAAGTAGTATCAAACTCCATAAAAGCCACAAACAGTagttatgttctgtgttatagCCGTGGTAAAGATCAACACAGAACATcttgttctttgactagtaagatgatttattaacaaggtGATCACGTGGAAAGATAATTAACGGACTATGATACAAACAGTAATgagtaaatgaattcagtgaattctcctggagctacttcttgtGTGACTACCCTCTTGTACGAC harbors:
- the LOC119953724 gene encoding thymic stromal cotransporter homolog, yielding MDILLSYVEPVVIVTNVANALFDTALLMVVYDRLNGTTSGNSDQAQKEVARFYMIYNMIYSLAPLLTTVLLGRWADRRGQKVLLVVPLLGYFLGRLLLLFSDIFQLPVSVMYGSAVINGLTGGFPAYWSGINAITALRSETAKRSLRLNMLEVASGMAGLLGSVVSGHFFLVKINNQHGLLLICLCLTLYLLSLLYSAFILRYPTVCPQSRLPTEASNLSPRRYSTEMILLFICYLLYDFGVTGGENIISIFVLKPPLSWGAVWVGYGKAACYMMFLTSFLGVLILSRCLSDSSLVLMGIISNTAGFTIMAFVRQNSLYFIARSTMLFSCIPMPTIRAQLSKQMEEASYGSIFAWLQSAVALTDVIATVVFNNLYAASLQWSSNISLLLAASMCCFSTIPIVVYSWRLNKTDYSQIPGTDCAERLGREELNDFSDECSTSSVSD